The Gracilibacillus caseinilyticus genome segment TGATTCTTAAACACATCCGTAAATTGGATCGATAGTCGTTGAATTACATAAAAGATTTGCTTCTGCAGCTTTTGATTAATCTGTTCGTAGTATCCCTCACTATCACGATTTGTGATGATCGTGATAATATCGTTCTGATGTTGACTATTTTGTGAAATAATTTGTTCTTTTTCCTGCTGGCCACCATTAATGAAAGTTAGCCAATTCGAGACTAGACCGTGCGCCCTTTGCATATCCGTATATATCGACCGCATGTTCATTTGCGCTAAATCTTCTTTTACAAAGCGGTAAAAACGTTCCTCGAATTGTAGAAATCCTGTAATTTCGTCCTTATGTTCGATGGCCGACTTACTTGATACCGCAAACATTCTTGGATTCGTTAGTTGAAATTGTTGCAATTGCTTGCGAACATAATTCATCACCAGCTGTTGCTCGGTCTCATCTTTTGCAAGATCAATCGCATTAATAATAAAGAACATCTTATCAAGTTCAAAAGCGTCCTTTACACTTCCTAATCGTTCCAGGAATTGTTGATCCGGTTTTGAGAATGGGTGATTATAATACGTAACAAACAAAATAGCATCTGCATTTTTAATATAAGAAAATGCTAAATCTGTATGACGTGCATTAACAGAATCCGCGCCCGGGGTATCGACTAATGATATATTCTGTCTGGTTAAAGCACAATCATAAAAAAGCTCCATCTCTTTGACAAAGCACGCGATTGATTCTTCTCTCACATATCGTTGAAAATCATTGTAACCGATAATGTATGTGGAACCTATCCGATCTTCCATGTCAGGATATCCTTGATAAATTGCTTGCAGGAACGACTGGTGTTGATCAGCAATATCTAATGCAGCAAGCTTTGTTCTCTTAATCCATTTATAAGCGTCCTGCAACGATTGAAAATTATTGTCCGTTATCGCTTGGATATCGTTAAGCAATTCTTCCTCTTGCTTCATTACCACTAGTATTTCTTTATGCTTAAACTGATCTCTCGTTGGACTAATCTTGTTGATCGCAGCAGTGGTCGGATTAGGGGAAACAGGTAACACTTTCTCTCCTATCAATGCATTTGCAAAGGATGATTTACCTGCACTAAATGCACCGAATAACGCAATCGTAAATAAACGAGTTTCAAGACGATATTTTTTTCTTAATAAGTCATTACGTAATGACTCCAATCCATCCACTTTGGCAAAAAGAGTTGCTGCCTCATTGACATCTTCGACGGTGTTGTTGTGTGACAGTAGAGATGCTTGATCTTGCTTAAATTCTGTTTCTTCGATCGTTTCAGTTGCTACATTTGCCGTCGTTGTATCGTTTAATTCCTGCACGCGGTAGGATTGACTTTCATGAAGCGCCTCTTCGATTTTTTTACAGTTTACCTGATTGATCTCACTTTCTCTTGTTACCAACGACTCTAGCTCAGTCTTGTAATGTTGAAATCTTTGCTCTTCGTAGTCACGTTCTTCCAGTAATCTTTTATTGGATTCAAGTTGTTGCATATTAGCCTTCAAATCCGTCAATTCTTTATTAATCGGTTCAAAAACGTCTGCTGATAATTGTTGCCATTTAGCCTTATAATATTGTCGGTACATTTTCTTGATTGATGCCGACACTTGATCACAGTACACCAGCAAGTACTCATTATTAACTGTTGCACCTTCATTCATCAACTTAAGTAAGGATTCTGGTTGAAAATGTTCTTGAAAAATAGCTTCTGAGAAAGTAACCGATACATAAGGCTTTAAAAATTCCGACAATTTATCTCGTAATTTCCATTCCAAACTGACTTCTGTTTTTTCTTGTAACGCTTGATAAAAAAGCTTTAATCGCTCTCTTCTCTCTGCTTCAATTTTTTTGCGATTTTTAAACAGGCCCACTTTAAATTTAGGATCATGCGCAGCAAGAAGTGCCTCTGCCTTCTCACGAATTTCATAAGGTATTAATTGCGCATTTTTGGTTGTTTGTTCCAATTCATACAAAAAATCTTTTTCCAAACGCTTGGTGCTGTTTTGCAGTTCATTGTAACGTGTTTCAAGCTGCTGATAGGATTCTTCCGGCAGGTCAAGTTCACCGAGCTTCTCATCTAACTGTTGCAGGCGTGTATCAAGTACTTGTTGCTCATGATCAACACTGGTTTGGACAGTATGACGAATTCCGTGAGATAAGGTCTCTTCTAACAGTGCTTGATGATTTACCGTCATCAGTTGATGCAACGCACCTTTTACCTGATCGAATTGATTAATAGTATCCACACTTTCTTGCATGGAAGTATAATATACAGCTGTTGGCTCTATGTCCCAATGACTAAATACCTGTGATAAACTTTGTTGAAAATCTGTAAAGCTGATTTCCGATTCATCATGTTTATCCATTTGATTGATGATCACGTAATACGGTTTATGCATATCATCCAGTTGTTTTAAGAAAGTTGCATTTACTTCTGATTGCACGTGATTATAATCCATCACATAAAAAACTGTATCAACCTGATGAAGCGCAGACTCTGTCATCAAACGATCTGCATCATTAGCTGCATCTATGCCTGGTGTATCCATTAATGTAATACCCGCAGGCAAATCCTTCATCATTTTATATATTTCAATTTTTTTTACTTCATCACCGTTCGTACAAAGCTGATGCAAAACATCCATCGACGGCAGTGTTTTCATTTCAATCGGTGCCCGTTCTTTAAAATGGACAATAACCGCATTGTCGCCTTGTTTGATTTCTACTATGTTTGCACTTGTTGGAATTGGACTTTGTGGCAGCAAGCTCTCACTCATCAAGTGATTAATTAAGGTTGATTTACCTGCTGAAAAATGTCCGCTAAAACATATATGAACCATTTGCTGATCCCATTTGGCAAAATAATCAAGTATTTGCTCCTGATAGAGCTTTTTTTCTTGCACTTGAAAAAAATGAAAAAGATCAGCTAATTTTTGTTTATCTACCAGTGGCTTACTAGTTGTCAACATATTCTAAACTCCTTGAAAATTCATTCTTTTTTCATTATACTGATTTTTTCCATATAACGCTAATGCTTTTCTTAAAAACCAATGAAAATCCACTATCCTTTATGCAGATTGAATGAAAAGAGCTTCTGACAAAAAGGATTATGTAAAGTGGAACTGTGTATCAATATGGTAACTTTGAAATGATTTAACTGCGTAGCAAAGCTCCGGAAATATGCTCCGCGTCCTGTGGGGTCGTCGATCTGCTTCCTCGGAAAGAAGCCTGTTTTCCTGTGGGATTTTCGGACACGACTGATCCCAGGGAAGTCTCCACATATTTCCTTATCTGAAGGGAATTTCTGACAATTGAAACAGCTAAAAGCAGTGGTTCTATGCAAGTATACATGATTAGTAGGACATATGGTTACAGACAAAATACTACCTGTGACACTAGTTGTAGAGTCTGCACTCTAGCACAGGCCAACCACGTAGACTCCCGCAGGACGCGAAGTGGTTGGCCGGAGCGATATTTTAGCACATTAGTGATTTCAAAATTACCATTAAGCTAGTATTACATCCGTATTATAAGCACTCTAACTTCTCAATCTTAGGTACAATACGCTTTGTAATTTCGCCTTAATCACTGTAAAGATTTTTTATAAAATAAATAGACACCCAAGATCGATCAGGGTGTCTATTTTTTGTTTATTCTTTTTCGCTGTCGAACGGTTTATTCAATTCGCGCTGATTTTTGACCATGGTCACCTCGCCTGCAATATCGCTATCCAATACATAGGATCCATTGCTATAACGGTCACTGAGCGGTAATTCCATCGGTTTGACTTGATGTGTTTCTCCCTTTGCCGTAAATAATTGCATGGTATCTTTGTTATCCACAAGTTCAAAACCGACAATACGATGCGGTTTTGTTTTCAATTCACGAAGCATTACTAAACCTTTTTTGGCACGAGAAGATTTTTCAAAACGATCGAGTGACATCCGTTTGCATGCCCCGCGTTGAGTCGTTAAAAACAGTTGACGTTTCTCGTGCAATTCATTTGGCAAGACAGCATTGACAACAAATTCTTCACCCTTGAGCTGAATTGCTTTCACACCAGCTGCACGCTGTCCAATGACAGATATTTCTGATTCATGATACCAAAGGCCATAGCCTTTATTCGTTGCAATAAACACATCTCGATTCCCATCCGTTAAATAGACATTGATTAATTCGTCACCTTTTTTAAGATTCAGAGCAATCAGTGGTCGTGAGAACCGTTGAGAGAAATAGAGATCGAGTGTACTTTTCTTGACCATGCCATTTTGTGTAAAGAAGGTTAAGTATTTGTCTTTCGCAAACTCCCTGATGGGAATTACTTTAACGATGGTCTCCTCTTTGTCAATTGAAGCTATATTTGATAAGTGCTGTCCAAGCTCTTTCCAGCGGATATCCGGCAATTGGTGGACTGGTAATGGAATATAGCGTCCTTTATTCGTAAACAGCAATAAATGATCGGTTGTGTTTAATTCTAATAATGAAATTAAATGATCGTCTTCTTTCATCGAAAAGTCTTCGTCACTAGAAGCAGTATAAGATCTGATACTAGTACGTTTGACATATCCATGTTCTGTTACAGAAGTAATTACATCTTCACTTGCCACGGTAACTTCCACATTAATTTTTAATTCTTCGATTTTTTCTTCAATCTTTGTACGGCGATCGTCCGCATATTGTTTCTTCATTTGACGCAAATCTTTCTTGATAACCGAAATTAATTTCTTATCATCAGAAAGTATTGTACGATAATCCGCAATGGCAGATTGTAATTCAGTCGCTTCTTTCTCTAAAGCGGTAATGTCTGTATTCGTTAAACGGTAAAGCTGCAAGTTCACAATTGCTTCGGCCTGTGGCTCTGTAAAGCCATATGCTTCCATGATCCGCTTCTTCGCATCCTGTTTATCATTCGATGCACGAATGGTTTGAATCAATTCATCCAAAATAGAGACGGCTTTGATTAAACCTTCTACGATATGGGCACGTTTTTCAGCTTTATTCAAGTCAAATCGTGTTTGTCTTGTAACTACTTCTCGCTGGTGTGCGATATAGGCATCAATAATCTCGATAAGGCCTAATAATTTTGGCGTCTTATCCTTGATCGCTACCATGTTAAAATTATAGGTAATTTGCAAGTCCGTGTTTTTGTATAAATAGTTTAATACACCTTGGCTATCAGCATTCTTTTTTAATTCGATAACGATTCTGAGTCCAGTACGATCTGTTTCATCTCGGACTTCTGCAATACCCTCTACTTTGCGATCTACTCGTAATTCATCCATCCGCTTAACAAGTGAAGCTTTGTTTACTTCGTATGGAATTTCATCAATCACGATTTGTTCGCGATTTCCTTTCAATGGTTCGATTTCCGCTTTACCGCGAACAACAATTTTACCTTTACCAGTTTGATAAGCTTTTTTTAGCCCTTCATACCCTTGAATAATTCCGCCAGTAGGGAAATCAGGACCTTTCACTATTTCCAATAACTCCTCTACCGTTATTGTCGGTTTATCAAGGCGTCTCATGATCGCCTCGATTACTTCTCCTAGATTGTGTGGCGGAATTTCCGTCGCATAACCTGCAGAAATTCCAGTAGATCCGTTCACTAATAAATTAGGAATTCTAGCAGGCAGCACCACTGGTTCGTTGATCGTATCATCAAAATTGGGAATGTAGTCGACCGTTTCTTTATCAATGTCTCTAATTAATTCAGATGAAATCGCAGACAAGCGTGCTTCCGTATAACGCATAGCTGCAGGAGGATCTCCATCGACACTACCGTTATTTCCGTGCATTTCTACTAATACATTCCGTACTTTCCAAGTCTGACTTAAACGTACCATGGCCTCATAAACCGATGAATCACCATGCGGATGATAATTCCCAATAACAGTACCAACTGTTTTGGCCGATTTACGATGTGCTCTATCATGCGTGTTCTTCTCTTCATGCATTGCAAAAAGAATGCGGCGTTGTACCGGTTTTAGACCATCTCGCACATCTGGTAACGCACGGTCCTGAATAATATATTTACTGTATCGCCCAAATCGATCACCCATTACATCTTCAAGCGGGAGATCTAAATACTTCTCTTCCACTGCCAACGGTATTCCTCCTAAACAACCCTATATTTGAATATTTTCATTATCAATAATATTTTCGTCTTCTTCAAGACTGAATTGCACATGTGACTCAATCCATTTTCTCCGAGGTTCTACCTTATCCCCCATTAACGTCGACACACGGCGCTCTGCTCTTGCCAAATCATCGATTGTAACACGGATAAGCGTTCGTGTATCAGGATTCATCGTCGTTTCCCATAATTGATCTGCATTCATTTCGCCTAAACCTTTGTATCGTTGAATTTGATAACCATTTTTGAATTTTCTCGTGATTTTTGCTAACTCTTCTTCTGTCCAGCAATATTCACTCTGTGCTTTAGCACCCTTTCCTTTCGAAACCAAATATAGTGGAGGTAATGCGATAAATACCTTACCAGCTTCAATTAATGGGCGCATGTAACGGTAGAAAA includes the following:
- the parC gene encoding DNA topoisomerase IV subunit A, whose translation is MAVEEKYLDLPLEDVMGDRFGRYSKYIIQDRALPDVRDGLKPVQRRILFAMHEEKNTHDRAHRKSAKTVGTVIGNYHPHGDSSVYEAMVRLSQTWKVRNVLVEMHGNNGSVDGDPPAAMRYTEARLSAISSELIRDIDKETVDYIPNFDDTINEPVVLPARIPNLLVNGSTGISAGYATEIPPHNLGEVIEAIMRRLDKPTITVEELLEIVKGPDFPTGGIIQGYEGLKKAYQTGKGKIVVRGKAEIEPLKGNREQIVIDEIPYEVNKASLVKRMDELRVDRKVEGIAEVRDETDRTGLRIVIELKKNADSQGVLNYLYKNTDLQITYNFNMVAIKDKTPKLLGLIEIIDAYIAHQREVVTRQTRFDLNKAEKRAHIVEGLIKAVSILDELIQTIRASNDKQDAKKRIMEAYGFTEPQAEAIVNLQLYRLTNTDITALEKEATELQSAIADYRTILSDDKKLISVIKKDLRQMKKQYADDRRTKIEEKIEELKINVEVTVASEDVITSVTEHGYVKRTSIRSYTASSDEDFSMKEDDHLISLLELNTTDHLLLFTNKGRYIPLPVHQLPDIRWKELGQHLSNIASIDKEETIVKVIPIREFAKDKYLTFFTQNGMVKKSTLDLYFSQRFSRPLIALNLKKGDELINVYLTDGNRDVFIATNKGYGLWYHESEISVIGQRAAGVKAIQLKGEEFVVNAVLPNELHEKRQLFLTTQRGACKRMSLDRFEKSSRAKKGLVMLRELKTKPHRIVGFELVDNKDTMQLFTAKGETHQVKPMELPLSDRYSNGSYVLDSDIAGEVTMVKNQRELNKPFDSEKE
- a CDS encoding dynamin family protein, which gives rise to MLTTSKPLVDKQKLADLFHFFQVQEKKLYQEQILDYFAKWDQQMVHICFSGHFSAGKSTLINHLMSESLLPQSPIPTSANIVEIKQGDNAVIVHFKERAPIEMKTLPSMDVLHQLCTNGDEVKKIEIYKMMKDLPAGITLMDTPGIDAANDADRLMTESALHQVDTVFYVMDYNHVQSEVNATFLKQLDDMHKPYYVIINQMDKHDESEISFTDFQQSLSQVFSHWDIEPTAVYYTSMQESVDTINQFDQVKGALHQLMTVNHQALLEETLSHGIRHTVQTSVDHEQQVLDTRLQQLDEKLGELDLPEESYQQLETRYNELQNSTKRLEKDFLYELEQTTKNAQLIPYEIREKAEALLAAHDPKFKVGLFKNRKKIEAERRERLKLFYQALQEKTEVSLEWKLRDKLSEFLKPYVSVTFSEAIFQEHFQPESLLKLMNEGATVNNEYLLVYCDQVSASIKKMYRQYYKAKWQQLSADVFEPINKELTDLKANMQQLESNKRLLEERDYEEQRFQHYKTELESLVTRESEINQVNCKKIEEALHESQSYRVQELNDTTTANVATETIEETEFKQDQASLLSHNNTVEDVNEAATLFAKVDGLESLRNDLLRKKYRLETRLFTIALFGAFSAGKSSFANALIGEKVLPVSPNPTTAAINKISPTRDQFKHKEILVVMKQEEELLNDIQAITDNNFQSLQDAYKWIKRTKLAALDIADQHQSFLQAIYQGYPDMEDRIGSTYIIGYNDFQRYVREESIACFVKEMELFYDCALTRQNISLVDTPGADSVNARHTDLAFSYIKNADAILFVTYYNHPFSKPDQQFLERLGSVKDAFELDKMFFIINAIDLAKDETEQQLVMNYVRKQLQQFQLTNPRMFAVSSKSAIEHKDEITGFLQFEERFYRFVKEDLAQMNMRSIYTDMQRAHGLVSNWLTFINGGQQEKEQIISQNSQHQNDIITIITNRDSEGYYEQINQKLQKQIFYVIQRLSIQFTDVFKNHIHPGAIQSNGRKGKKELEKGLDHLIKALNQRFLHEFQAIVIRLEQVFLQSLQQLHVDLQKEAKQVDQGFSFSQLENVDLEQPEIAEQGLNLERQSIDKWANQYKDSKTFFAQGGRDQLQDQIAPVLMEQWKIAVEEKKEQLSKFYYDQWVQLDQDLWAEYVTEANGYYQQIIDGQQQSEQNKEELLEVEQQITRILQNRNII